The candidate division WOR-3 bacterium genomic interval GGCAAGGAAGATTTCCGCCGCCTCTTGGCGCAAGATACCCGGATTGCCTACAAGTTACTCTGGGTATTCACCCGGACGCTCTCAGCCCGTCTCCGAAAGACGGATGAGCAATTGAAGAGCATCTTTTCTATTGCGAAGACCTTCTAAAAATTGGGAAGAACCACCGCACATTCAGGTTTTGCTTGAGCATATCAGCGCTGATAATTTATTGAAGAGTCAATCAAGCAAAAGGAGAAGAAAGGAAGAGCATGTTTGAGATATTTGCCGGAAAAGACCCCCAGAAGGCATACCAGCGAGCCCAAGAGTATGTAAAAGAGGGAAAGATCACTTCCGCAATAAAGATACTGGAAGATAACCTTACCGAGAGTGAAGAATCTCTTCCCTGCTACTTAGAGCTTGCTCGTCTTTATTTTGAAAATCAACAAAGAGCCGAGGCGGTCGAGACTCTGCGTACTGCCCATACGCTCTTTCCGGCAAGGGTCGATGAGATCATCGGCATCCTCTCCGATTATTTCTTCCGTTATACCTCTATCGATGCCGGTGATTTTCTCCTCCAGTTATATGTTGCCCAGGAAGAATACGATGAACTATTCAAGGTGCTCCGGGCTTTTAATGAACGGGAAGTGAAGTTGCTAATAAATCGTTATGAAAAATTGAAACAGAACATAACTACAAAAAAGGTTCTCTCCAAAAGGGATTTCGAGAATTTGGTTATTTACGGCACGATTATTTTTACCTTCCAGGATGGGAAGTCGGCATTGCAAAATATTGAATTTCTCCTCGAAACCGAGGGTTTCCAGAAACAACTGCTGGGGTGGGCACGGGCAATTGCCCGTGAACGCTTTAATGATCCCTATGCGGCGCTCCTATTACTCAAAGCTGAAGCGAATGCCGGACAGGTTGCAGAGGCACTGAACCAGGCCCAAAGGATTTATGAAAAATTTCCGGATTTCATTGATCCCCTCCTTGATACACTCACTACCCTTCAGCCGCCTTCGGATCTCGAGGCAACATTCCAGCAGTTCATCACCGAATTGTATGTCAAAAAAGGCGACCTCGATGCCTCCCTGGACCGGCTGGAAGGAATATTGAGAAAAGATCCGTCTCGGATTGATGAGGTGATAAAGACACTGCGCGAACTTCAGCGCCTCCACCCCAAAAATCTAAAAGTCTTATTTACCCTCGCGGACAATCTGCTCCGCGCCGGCCGGATATCGCTCGCAATCTCCGAGTTCGATAAGATTCTGGAGATCGATCCGGAGAAATATCCGGAAGTGATGGTCCGGTATGAACAGGCATTTGAGAAAGAACCGAACAATCCTTTGGTGATTCAGGGATTGGTGAATTTCTATCTCAAACAGAAAAAATTTGAAGAGGCGATCCGGGTGGTTGATCGGGCATATAAGATTGATCGTGGACTGATCGATGAATATATCCAGAATCTGAATCTTATATTAGACCAATCGCCTGAAAATCATTACGGACTTTACCTGCTCGGTCTATGCTACAGTCATAAAGGCGAAGAGGAGAACGCAGTAATTATCTTCGAAACCCTGCTGGAAAATAAGAAATTTGAGCTCGTCTTGGGAGCACTTGATGAGATTTTAAGAAGCGCTCCAGATAACCCGCAATATCTCACATTAAAAGTTCGAGCACTCCTCAATCTGGATCGAGATATTGAAGGCTTGGAACTGATCAAACAAAATCTTAATGAAGAAAATGTCGTCAATTTTGTTCCTCTTCTGGATACCATTTTGAATCATAAACCCGAACGAGCGAAAGAGATTCTGGAGATTTATCAACAATTTCATGATAAGGAGCCTGTGATATTTGATATCGCTTTAGCCCGGGGTTATGCCTATGCGGGTGAATATGAGAAGGCAGTAAAAAAGTTTGAAGAACTCCTTGCCCAGGAGGAAAATAAAGATACCGCCAAGCGGGCATTGATTGAAGTGATAAAAGAACGGCCCCGGGCCGTGCCTTTGCTTTTGACTGCGGCACGCACATTCCTGAAAGATGGTGAGATTGAGATCGCTACGCAGTTCTTTAAGACTGCCCAGATGGTGGATCCCAAGGCATTCTTTGAAATCATTGATGAATTTTATGATACTTTAAAAGCATTCCCTAAAGACCGGGAGGTCTGGGTATTGCTCATCGATACCTTTTTCAATCGGAAATTGTACGACCGAGTGATTGAAGAGGCAAAGAAGGCGATTGAGGTCTTTGGAAATCAGGCACAGTATTTTTATCTCAAGTTAGGACAGGCTTATGTGGAGAGTGGAAATCTGAGCGATGGGGTTAGACCGCTGATGCTAGCCCTCGATGGTGAAACAGATTATTCTAAAGAAGTGATCGAGTATCTGGACAAAATTCTTACCGTGGATAAAAGCAATGTGCCGGCTCATTTTGCCCGTGGCCGTGCCTTGGCACGGGCAAGAAGGATTGATGAGGCAGTAGAGGAATACCTTTTGACCGCCCGCATCGTTCCTGCCCGGGCTGAATATGTGCTTGATGAGTTAAAGACCTTAGCCGCTAAATCCATTGCTAACCCTAAGGTTATATTCGCCATGGGCGTGGTGGAGTTGAGTTTGAAGAAATATCCGGAAGGAATCAAACATCTCGTTCAATCCTGTGAACTAGATAATACCCTGGTCGGTCGCGTTTTACCTCTTTTAGAAAAATTAAACACCCAGCTCCCCTCACCATTATTATCTTTTAATCTCGCAAGGATATATCATCTTGCCAATTTAAAATCTTCGGCGATAAAATTTTATATCGCAGCCCAAGAAAAAGAGTCTGCCTGGCGGGAACCCGCAATATCTGAGATGAAAAAAATCTGCAATGAAGAACCCCAGGATATTGAAGCCCGCAAAGGACTGGCGCAGATTTATTTTAATTACAATAACCTGGAGGATGCACTCTATACAGTGGAAGAGATTTTTAATATAGATAAAAACGAAATCCCCTGGATAAAGGAATTCCTTATGCAGATCCTCTCCAAGAATCCCGGGCACATCCCTTCTTATTATTTCCTTGGGCGTCTGTTCACTTATGAAGAGAATTATCCGAAGGTTGTGGATACCTACAAAAAACTTGCTGAAATTGCCCCTCAGGAAGTTCCGGTGATCATCGAGACGCTCAGTCCGATATGTGAACGGTCTGGCGAGTTGATGTATTACACCGGGATACTGTATAAAGAGACTGGGGAACTAAATCGGGCAATCATGTTATTCAAAAAGTTGTTTGATAAGGAGCCGTTATTCGCCGATCGGTTAATCACTCAATTGATTGAGATTACAGTCAAAAACGAAAAGATGGCACCGGCATTTTTGTTGCTGAGTGAGATCTATACCTTTAAAAAAGACTATGACCGGGCCATAGAATTCTTAAATAAAGTCGAAAAATTGATACCCCAGCGGCGGGAGGAGATTCTTTTGAAGAAAAGCGAATTATATTTTGAAAAAGGCGAAACGGATCGGGCATTTGAGCTATATGCTACGCTCTTACAAGAGACAAAGGATCGCAATGAGGTATATAAAAAGATTAAGAAAATGCGGGATGAGTATCTCAGTAAAAAAATTAAAGAACTTACCGAGGATGCTGATGAATCTCGGTTATTGCGGGCAAATATTTATCTTTTACTCGATAAAATCTCAGAAGCCGAAAAAGAGCTCCAGGGAATGAGCCCCGCAACAATGCGTCAACGAGCCTATTTGCTTTTAAAAACGAAGATTTTGATCCACAAAAAGCAGCCAGTAGAAGCCCTGGAGTTATTGAGAAAACTGCCTGTGGACCACGAGACCGCCTTGCTTTATGCCGATGCTTATGAAATGCTTGGTTCCTACGCTGCCGCTGCCAGTGTCCTGAAGACGCTGGGCGACGATTCCCTATTACCACGAATAAAAAGGTGTGAGCGTTTGGCCCAGGAGCAGCGTTTAAGTAGGAGATATTTTATTGAAGGGAGGATTTGATGAAGTGTCCATTCCTTGTTAGGCGCAAAGAGATCTTTGATCGTGAAGGGAAAAAACTCGGTGAGGAGATAGAGATAAAGGAGTGTATAAAAAACGAATGCATGGTTTATGATGGTGCGGCTAAACTTTGTTCTTTGCTTTCTACCAATATCAAAAATGGTATTATCATTGAGGATTTCAAAAATGGTGTTAAGGAGATAAAAGAAGAGATGTTCCAGCGGACCGAGGCAATTGGTGTGATTCTTTCTACCACCGTGCAAACCTTTCAAGATGCCCTGCTTAACCGCTTTGATCTGATGAAGAAACAGAATGAAGTCATCATCCTGGGTTTTGATCGATTGACTGAATTACAGAATACTTTGATTGAAACGATTAAATCCCAGGCGGAAAAGAATTTAAATCAACTCGGCGCCCTGAGTAATCTTGGAGAAAAGCAGATTGAGGAATTGAAGACGCTCAAGGAGTCCTACAATAATCTGACAAGCACCCAGCAGCGCATGAGCGAAGAACTGAGGCATTATTTTGAGGAATTGAAAAACAATTTCAATACCGTGAATGAGTATATCAACTCGCGAACCGAGGTTTTGAAGAATTCTCTTGAGCGGTTGATGACTACATATCAAGCAGGGGCTGAAGCAGTTAATAACACCCTGGAGCGCACCCACACCCTTATCCAGGAAATTGGTAAGCGCTTTGATGCAGTAGAAAATATCGGTCTGGGTGTAAACAGCCTTGCGGATTTAATAAAAAATGAACTCACGGGTATGAAATCCGAAGTGGTTAACTCCGTGAACACCATCAGTGCGCAGTTTGGGGAGTTAAAATCTGCTTATTGGACGGGAATACAGAATCAGCAGGAGATTTTAAACAAAACCTTTGGTGGATTTCAGGATGCCCTCAATAATCAGTTAGAAAATTTGAAAAATACAATGCTCAATTTCCTCCAGAATCAGGTGGAAAGTCAGCAAAATCTGTTAAAAGACCTTGAAGGAACGATTGGTTTTAAACTGGATGAGTTAAAAGTGCTCTTTAACGAATTTGCCAAACTCCAGCAGAGCAGCGGAGAAGTATTCAGCAGTCACCTGGAAAAAGTAGGTAATAATTTGACAAACAGACTTGATGAGTTGGCGAGTGTGATTAAATCTGAACTGGGGAATTTGAAGAACGAGTTTATCGGCAATATAAGCGGGATGCAGAATGGTTTTGTATCGATAGCAGGGACTATAAATGAATTGAAAGAATCGTTAACTCAGCGCCTGGGAACAATCCAGGAGACTGTTAAAGGTGTAGAGGTGCCATTAAGTGAATTGAAAAACTTTTTAAGCAGTCAACTGAGTTCAGTTGTGGAGAGGTTGAAGGATTACGAAGCACCCATCAATGAGCTAAAAGAGATCATCGGTAATCAATTCCGCGCCTTACAGGAAAGCCTGAAAAATTACGAAGGACCGCTCCAGGCATTAAAAGATGCATTGGCTGAGCAATTGATCACAGCCCAGGAAGGTCTGAAAAAGTATGATGAATTGAATAATGTATTAAAGGGCGGTATCTACAATATCGGCGAATTCTTGAACAATACCAATCAGCACTATTTGAATTCCCTGAATAACATCCAAAATGCGATCGTCAATTTAGAAGGATTTTTCGAGAAAACCCAAAACAACATCGCCAATATGAGTGAGATGATGACAAATCTCAACCGTAACTACCTTGAATCCCTGGGTAAAATCGCTGGGCTTGCCGAGGGTATGCGCAAAGGGGTGGAGCTGGTAGGCGAGAATATCCAGGAATCGGTGAAAGGCTTGATTAGCGCGATGAAAAACGAAATCGGGGCTCTGGAACAACAGTATGAGAAGACTTTTAGTGATATTGCGCGGCTTTCCGAAAGATTCGGTGAACTCAACAGCCGGATCACTGCCATGACTAATGAGATTCAGCGGCAATTTAAGGATTTGCTCGAACAACAACTCGAAGTGTCAAAATTCAGCAGTGAGGTGCTGAAGAGTCTAAAAGAATATTTTATCAAACAGGAAGAACAATATAAAGCAGAACAGGCAGCGAAACGCAAAAAGGATGCCTTGGACCATTTTGACCGTGCTACCCTCTATTATTATCGAGGCAACTATGAACTCGCCTTGAATGAAATTGAACGCGCCCTTGAGCTGGACCGCCTTGCCGAGTATTTGAATTTAAAGGGGCTGATATTGACAGAACTGGGGCGGGCTGAAGAGGCGAAAGATTCCTTTGAGGAAGCATTAAAATTGGAACCGAATCTTGCGGAGATTTATAATAATTTTGGGCTTTTATATGTCAAATCCAAAAAGCTCAATGAGGCCGTCGGGATGTTCCAGGAGGCGATAAAAAGGAATGTAAACTATGCCCTTGCATACACGCATCTGGGCAAGGTATTGCTGGAACTGGAACGCTTTGAGGAGGCGATCGCTGCCTTCCAGCGGGCATTGGAAATCGATCCCACCAACCGGGAGGCACAGGAGGCAATAGAACTTTATCAGAAGGGAAAGCTCAAAACTTGAAGAAAATAATTTTCCAAGGGGGAGGAAATGTCCCGGATATTTGGATTTTTGATCTTGTTTTCCGTTCTTTTTGGCGATGTGATGTATGAGGTCACGACCCGGTTTGAAGGTATGCCGGACCTGGAGAGCGGATTTCTGACCATCCGGAATTTCATCAAAGGTTGGTGTGTGCGAATAGAAATGAAGTCAGAATCTTCAGCACTCTCCAACAAACCGATGGTGATGGTGCTTCACTTAGACAAAGGGGTTTCCTGGATTCTGGACCTGGAAAAAAAGGAATATGTTGAATTACCGCTTGATGTTCTCATGAAAGATCGGCTTCCAGGAGATTCCAAGTGCCTACCACAATTTAAAATTGAAAAACTCCCTGAAATTAGGGAGATTCTGAAGATCAAGTGTGAAAAGTATCTTCTCACAATGACCCTCCAGACTGATAACGAAAAGATAACGATTACCCAGATAATGTGGCTGGGCCGTGATTTTCTCGGTTATCAGGAAATCAAGGAATTTAATCGGAAACTGGGAGGGAAAATAATCACCATGGGACTTTTTGATCAGGATAAAGCCTATTACCATGATTTACAGAAAAAGATCGCAGAACTGGATGGTTTTCCTCTGGAATTGGAATTCACAGTAAAGATTGAAGGCCGGAATGTGATAGAATTGAGAGGTTCAAGCACTGTAAACAAGATCACCACAGTCCCGATCAGCAACCGGGTTTTTGAAATTCCTGAAGGGTATCAGCCAGCGGAGATTCCTGGGATTGATTTATGAGGGAATAAAAGCGGGTATTTTTGTGTATCATAATAATGAGAGCGATGAAACGCTCATTCAGGCGGTAAAGGAAGGTGACCCCGAGGCTTTCGGGCCGCTGATTGAGCGTCATAAGATTGCGATCTATCGCCTTGTTTACCGGATGGTGCACAATCGGGATGATGCCGAGGATTTGGTGCAGGAGATCTTTATCAAGGCTTATAAAGGGATTAAGAGCTTCAAGCCCGGCTATAAATTTCTTCCTTGGTTATCCCGTATTGCAGTCAACCATACCTTGAATTTTATAAAGAAGGAAAAGAAGGTGGAAGTTCAACCATTGGAATGGGTTGCAAATTATAATGACGGGAAAAATAATCCGGCGGAGATAGTAAAGCAGAAGATTTTAAAAGAAAAAGTTCTGGCAGCAATGGAACAATTACCCAATGAATACCGGATCGTCTTACTTTTAAGGGTGGAAGAAGGACTATCTTATGAAGAGATTGGCCAGGCGTTGAACATTCCCCGGGGCACGGTGATGTCTCGTCTTGCCCGGGCAAGGCAGCGGCTCAAAGAATTGCTAGAAGGGATTTGATTATGGAGCACGGAAAAGAAAAGGCTACCTGCAATATGCCCTTGGAATTGCTCAGTGCTTATCTTGATAATGAACTCAGTGGAAGAGAGAAGGAGCAGGTTGCCGATCATCTCAATACCTGCCCTCACTGTCGACGCTGGGTTGAAGAATGCAAAAAAATTGAAGATACAATTCGTGAGGCGGAGATTCAAGAACCTTCGACGGATTTCATGTATCAGCTGAAAAACAAGGTATTAAGTGAAGTCGGAAAAAAGAAAAGGGTAGCATTATGGCGTTACTTATCCATCTTAGCACCAGTGGCTGCGGTTCTTTTGATTATTATTTTGAAAGAGCCAAAACAGGTAAAACCAGTGGTGGGGATGGAATATCAGGTTGCCTATACGGAGATTAAAGAGGAAAAAGCTGAATCACCAATGCCCTTATCCAAAACACGAAGGTCAACGAAGCAAAATTTATCCAGTCCGATCGCTCCTGTGGCTACAGAGATCCAAACTAAAAAAACACCGGAATGGAATCT includes:
- a CDS encoding DUF4412 domain-containing protein, which gives rise to MSRIFGFLILFSVLFGDVMYEVTTRFEGMPDLESGFLTIRNFIKGWCVRIEMKSESSALSNKPMVMVLHLDKGVSWILDLEKKEYVELPLDVLMKDRLPGDSKCLPQFKIEKLPEIREILKIKCEKYLLTMTLQTDNEKITITQIMWLGRDFLGYQEIKEFNRKLGGKIITMGLFDQDKAYYHDLQKKIAELDGFPLELEFTVKIEGRNVIELRGSSTVNKITTVPISNRVFEIPEGYQPAEIPGIDL
- a CDS encoding tetratricopeptide repeat protein; the encoded protein is MKCPFLVRRKEIFDREGKKLGEEIEIKECIKNECMVYDGAAKLCSLLSTNIKNGIIIEDFKNGVKEIKEEMFQRTEAIGVILSTTVQTFQDALLNRFDLMKKQNEVIILGFDRLTELQNTLIETIKSQAEKNLNQLGALSNLGEKQIEELKTLKESYNNLTSTQQRMSEELRHYFEELKNNFNTVNEYINSRTEVLKNSLERLMTTYQAGAEAVNNTLERTHTLIQEIGKRFDAVENIGLGVNSLADLIKNELTGMKSEVVNSVNTISAQFGELKSAYWTGIQNQQEILNKTFGGFQDALNNQLENLKNTMLNFLQNQVESQQNLLKDLEGTIGFKLDELKVLFNEFAKLQQSSGEVFSSHLEKVGNNLTNRLDELASVIKSELGNLKNEFIGNISGMQNGFVSIAGTINELKESLTQRLGTIQETVKGVEVPLSELKNFLSSQLSSVVERLKDYEAPINELKEIIGNQFRALQESLKNYEGPLQALKDALAEQLITAQEGLKKYDELNNVLKGGIYNIGEFLNNTNQHYLNSLNNIQNAIVNLEGFFEKTQNNIANMSEMMTNLNRNYLESLGKIAGLAEGMRKGVELVGENIQESVKGLISAMKNEIGALEQQYEKTFSDIARLSERFGELNSRITAMTNEIQRQFKDLLEQQLEVSKFSSEVLKSLKEYFIKQEEQYKAEQAAKRKKDALDHFDRATLYYYRGNYELALNEIERALELDRLAEYLNLKGLILTELGRAEEAKDSFEEALKLEPNLAEIYNNFGLLYVKSKKLNEAVGMFQEAIKRNVNYALAYTHLGKVLLELERFEEAIAAFQRALEIDPTNREAQEAIELYQKGKLKT
- a CDS encoding anti-sigma factor; this translates as MEHGKEKATCNMPLELLSAYLDNELSGREKEQVADHLNTCPHCRRWVEECKKIEDTIREAEIQEPSTDFMYQLKNKVLSEVGKKKRVALWRYLSILAPVAAVLLIIILKEPKQVKPVVGMEYQVAYTEIKEEKAESPMPLSKTRRSTKQNLSSPIAPVATEIQTKKTPEWNLEVSPAEVGMIAGKEIIRAMVDSTGRVVNVARGKSLSPEEDTTLLRLLKGKKIASPRLQGRPSQVFIEIPPESSGSR
- a CDS encoding RNA polymerase sigma factor; this translates as MYHNNESDETLIQAVKEGDPEAFGPLIERHKIAIYRLVYRMVHNRDDAEDLVQEIFIKAYKGIKSFKPGYKFLPWLSRIAVNHTLNFIKKEKKVEVQPLEWVANYNDGKNNPAEIVKQKILKEKVLAAMEQLPNEYRIVLLLRVEEGLSYEEIGQALNIPRGTVMSRLARARQRLKELLEGI
- a CDS encoding tetratricopeptide repeat protein, encoding MFEIFAGKDPQKAYQRAQEYVKEGKITSAIKILEDNLTESEESLPCYLELARLYFENQQRAEAVETLRTAHTLFPARVDEIIGILSDYFFRYTSIDAGDFLLQLYVAQEEYDELFKVLRAFNEREVKLLINRYEKLKQNITTKKVLSKRDFENLVIYGTIIFTFQDGKSALQNIEFLLETEGFQKQLLGWARAIARERFNDPYAALLLLKAEANAGQVAEALNQAQRIYEKFPDFIDPLLDTLTTLQPPSDLEATFQQFITELYVKKGDLDASLDRLEGILRKDPSRIDEVIKTLRELQRLHPKNLKVLFTLADNLLRAGRISLAISEFDKILEIDPEKYPEVMVRYEQAFEKEPNNPLVIQGLVNFYLKQKKFEEAIRVVDRAYKIDRGLIDEYIQNLNLILDQSPENHYGLYLLGLCYSHKGEEENAVIIFETLLENKKFELVLGALDEILRSAPDNPQYLTLKVRALLNLDRDIEGLELIKQNLNEENVVNFVPLLDTILNHKPERAKEILEIYQQFHDKEPVIFDIALARGYAYAGEYEKAVKKFEELLAQEENKDTAKRALIEVIKERPRAVPLLLTAARTFLKDGEIEIATQFFKTAQMVDPKAFFEIIDEFYDTLKAFPKDREVWVLLIDTFFNRKLYDRVIEEAKKAIEVFGNQAQYFYLKLGQAYVESGNLSDGVRPLMLALDGETDYSKEVIEYLDKILTVDKSNVPAHFARGRALARARRIDEAVEEYLLTARIVPARAEYVLDELKTLAAKSIANPKVIFAMGVVELSLKKYPEGIKHLVQSCELDNTLVGRVLPLLEKLNTQLPSPLLSFNLARIYHLANLKSSAIKFYIAAQEKESAWREPAISEMKKICNEEPQDIEARKGLAQIYFNYNNLEDALYTVEEIFNIDKNEIPWIKEFLMQILSKNPGHIPSYYFLGRLFTYEENYPKVVDTYKKLAEIAPQEVPVIIETLSPICERSGELMYYTGILYKETGELNRAIMLFKKLFDKEPLFADRLITQLIEITVKNEKMAPAFLLLSEIYTFKKDYDRAIEFLNKVEKLIPQRREEILLKKSELYFEKGETDRAFELYATLLQETKDRNEVYKKIKKMRDEYLSKKIKELTEDADESRLLRANIYLLLDKISEAEKELQGMSPATMRQRAYLLLKTKILIHKKQPVEALELLRKLPVDHETALLYADAYEMLGSYAAAASVLKTLGDDSLLPRIKRCERLAQEQRLSRRYFIEGRI